One segment of Bacteroides caecimuris DNA contains the following:
- a CDS encoding IS110 family transposase, with translation MDKDRIVAGLDVHKDTIYLCVMDNTEAVIFAKVYGTLTPDLELVCSEMVSHGVTEAAMESTSTYWVPVWNALCESMSLKLVNPYFIKQLPGRKSDVKDAQWIAECLLKNLIRGSFVPDKTVQDMRKYNRRIFDLNEDLTYNSNKQDAALQRCGFRLSNYVSRVNGKSYQKCVRAIITGITDPEELVKLIHGKTLRKYGRNIIKDAVTGDFHQADICLLKQYAELIGVIERQIEECRNALISMCQEHFPKQFKRLQSIPGVKERAASAIIAETGADMKPFEKATNLVGWCGLKPRNDISNNKVKSNRTTHGNRFLRQILIEISWVASRTRNCFFSNFSYVQCTQRHKNKMKIQVAIARKLLVAVWHMLTKDEDFIDVYLKRLEKQAEWQNDIQALESLLVG, from the coding sequence ATGGACAAAGACAGAATCGTGGCCGGCCTTGATGTCCACAAAGATACAATTTATCTCTGTGTGATGGATAATACCGAGGCCGTTATTTTTGCAAAAGTTTATGGTACATTGACTCCTGATTTAGAACTTGTGTGTTCCGAGATGGTTTCTCATGGGGTGACAGAGGCAGCCATGGAAAGCACTTCAACCTATTGGGTCCCTGTGTGGAATGCCTTGTGCGAGAGCATGTCTCTCAAATTGGTAAATCCTTATTTTATAAAGCAGCTTCCCGGTCGCAAGAGTGATGTGAAGGATGCCCAATGGATAGCGGAATGCTTGTTGAAGAATCTGATTCGTGGAAGTTTTGTGCCGGATAAGACAGTGCAGGACATGCGCAAGTATAACCGTCGCATCTTCGACCTGAATGAAGACCTGACGTATAACAGCAATAAACAGGACGCTGCTTTACAGCGATGTGGCTTCCGGTTAAGTAACTATGTCTCCCGAGTCAATGGAAAAAGCTATCAGAAGTGCGTCCGTGCAATAATAACCGGGATAACCGACCCTGAGGAGCTGGTGAAACTCATTCATGGAAAAACTCTACGGAAATACGGACGCAACATCATAAAGGATGCCGTAACGGGTGACTTTCACCAGGCAGACATCTGTTTGTTAAAGCAATACGCAGAGCTTATAGGAGTAATCGAGCGACAAATCGAAGAATGCAGGAATGCTCTCATTTCCATGTGCCAGGAACACTTCCCGAAACAATTCAAACGTCTACAAAGTATCCCCGGTGTTAAAGAACGCGCCGCTTCGGCTATAATTGCGGAGACCGGGGCTGACATGAAACCGTTTGAAAAAGCAACAAACCTTGTGGGATGGTGTGGATTGAAACCACGCAATGATATAAGCAACAATAAAGTCAAAAGCAACAGGACGACGCATGGGAACCGATTCCTGCGTCAGATATTGATTGAAATATCCTGGGTCGCATCAAGAACCCGAAACTGCTTTTTCTCAAACTTCAGCTACGTGCAATGCACCCAACGCCATAAGAACAAGATGAAGATACAAGTAGCCATCGCCCGAAAGTTATTGGTCGCAGTATGGCACATGCTGACAAAAGACGAGGATTTTATAGATGTTTACCTCAAGCGGCTTGAAAAGCAGGCGGAATGGCAAAATGATATTCAAGCATTAGAATCGTTATTGGTCGGATAG
- a CDS encoding DUF4250 domain-containing protein: MELPKDPMMLFSVINMKLRDCYSSLDELCEDMDVNKDELVNQLKAAGFEYSAEHNKFW, translated from the coding sequence ATGGAATTACCAAAAGACCCGATGATGCTGTTCAGTGTCATTAATATGAAGTTGCGTGATTGTTATTCTTCACTAGACGAACTTTGTGAAGATATGGACGTAAATAAGGATGAGTTAGTGAATCAGTTGAAAGCTGCCGGTTTCGAGTATAGTGCGGAACATAATAAGTTCTGGTAA
- a CDS encoding sulfatase yields MRNYPSTLLLPLAALSLASCGNQKKEETKRPNIIFMMTDDHTTQAMSCYGGNLIQTPNMDRIANEGIRFDNCYAVNALSGPSRACILTGKFSHENGFTDNASTFNGDQQTFPKLLQQAGYQTAIIGKWHLISEPQGFDHWSILSGQHEQGDYYDPDFWENGKHIVEKGYATDIITDKAIEFLEGRDKNKPFCMMYHQKAPHRNWMPAPRHLGIFNNTTFPEPANLFDDYEGRGRAAREQDMSIEHTLTNDWDLKLLTREEMLKDTTNRLYSVYKRMPVEVQDKWDSVYARRIAEYRKGDLKGKSLISWKYQQYMRDYLATVLAVDENIGRLLNYLEKIGELDNTIIVYTSDQGFFLGEHGWFDKRFMYEECQRMPLIIRYPKAIKAGSTSNAISMNVDFAPTFLDFAGVEIPSDIQGASLKPILTSEGKTPADWRKAAYYHYYEYPAEHSVKRHYGIRTQDFKLIHFYNDIDEWEMYDMKAAPREMNNVFGKPEYAEKQKELMQLLQDIQKQYKDTDPDEKEKVLFKGDRRLMKNR; encoded by the coding sequence ATGAGAAACTATCCCTCTACCCTACTCCTTCCATTGGCTGCATTAAGCCTCGCTTCCTGCGGCAATCAGAAGAAAGAAGAAACGAAACGCCCGAACATCATCTTTATGATGACGGACGACCATACCACCCAAGCCATGTCTTGCTATGGTGGAAACTTAATCCAGACTCCTAACATGGACCGGATTGCCAACGAAGGTATCCGTTTTGACAACTGTTACGCTGTCAACGCTCTTTCAGGACCTTCACGCGCCTGCATCCTCACCGGTAAGTTCAGCCACGAGAATGGTTTTACCGATAACGCAAGTACGTTCAACGGAGACCAGCAGACATTCCCCAAACTTCTCCAACAAGCCGGATATCAGACTGCAATAATTGGTAAATGGCATCTTATCAGTGAACCGCAAGGATTCGATCATTGGAGCATCCTTAGCGGCCAACACGAACAAGGTGACTATTACGATCCTGATTTCTGGGAAAACGGGAAGCATATTGTAGAAAAAGGATATGCCACGGATATTATTACTGATAAAGCCATTGAATTCCTCGAAGGTCGCGACAAGAACAAACCTTTCTGCATGATGTATCATCAGAAAGCTCCGCACCGCAACTGGATGCCTGCTCCCCGTCATCTGGGTATATTCAACAATACTACTTTCCCGGAACCGGCTAATCTGTTCGACGACTATGAAGGCCGCGGAAGAGCAGCCCGTGAACAGGATATGTCTATCGAACATACACTGACAAACGACTGGGACCTCAAATTGCTGACTCGTGAAGAAATGCTGAAAGATACCACCAACCGTCTTTACAGCGTATACAAACGTATGCCTGTTGAAGTTCAGGATAAATGGGATTCTGTATATGCCAGACGCATTGCCGAATACCGCAAAGGTGATCTGAAAGGCAAATCATTAATCAGCTGGAAATATCAGCAATATATGCGTGATTATCTGGCGACAGTTCTAGCAGTAGACGAAAATATCGGCCGACTGCTGAATTATCTCGAAAAAATTGGTGAGCTGGACAACACAATCATTGTCTACACCTCCGACCAAGGTTTCTTCCTTGGCGAACATGGCTGGTTTGACAAACGCTTCATGTATGAAGAATGTCAACGCATGCCGCTTATTATCCGTTATCCGAAAGCAATTAAAGCAGGAAGTACCAGTAACGCCATCAGCATGAACGTAGACTTTGCCCCTACTTTCCTCGACTTTGCCGGAGTGGAAATCCCGTCTGATATCCAAGGTGCATCCTTGAAACCGATATTGACAAGCGAAGGCAAAACTCCCGCCGACTGGCGTAAAGCCGCTTATTACCATTACTACGAATACCCAGCCGAACATTCTGTAAAACGCCACTACGGTATCCGTACACAAGACTTCAAATTGATTCATTTCTACAACGACATCGACGAATGGGAAATGTATGACATGAAAGCTGCCCCAAGAGAAATGAACAATGTCTTCGGCAAACCGGAATATGCTGAAAAACAAAAAGAACTGATGCAACTTCTTCAGGATATCCAGAAGCAATATAAGGACACCGATCCCGATGAAAAGGAAAAGGTGCTTTTCAAAGGTGACAGAAGACTGATGAAGAATAGATAA
- a CDS encoding ROK family protein has protein sequence MEKEYAIGIDLGGTSVKYALIDNEGVFYFQGKLPSKADVSAEAVIGQLVSAINEVKAFAQEKGYQIDGIGIGTPGIVDGTNRIVLGGAENINGWENIHLADRIETETGLPALLGNDANLMGLGETMYGAGQGATHVVFLTVGTGIGGAVVINGKLFNGYANRGTELGHVPLIANGEPCACGSVGCLEHYASTSALVRRFSQRIIDAGISYPDEEINGELIVRLYKQGDPIAKISLEEHCDFLGHGIAGFINIFSPQKIVIGGGLSEAGDFYIQKVSEKARSYAIPDCAVNTQIIAAALGNKAGSIGAASLVFTQLSAPNLIKL, from the coding sequence ATGGAGAAAGAATACGCTATAGGAATTGACCTTGGCGGAACTTCTGTAAAATACGCCCTTATTGATAATGAAGGCGTATTTTACTTTCAAGGGAAGTTACCGTCGAAAGCCGATGTATCAGCAGAAGCTGTCATCGGACAGTTGGTTAGTGCTATCAATGAAGTGAAAGCCTTTGCACAGGAAAAAGGCTACCAAATTGATGGTATAGGAATCGGAACACCGGGCATTGTGGATGGTACGAACCGTATTGTTTTAGGAGGTGCGGAAAATATCAACGGCTGGGAAAACATTCACTTGGCAGACCGCATTGAAACGGAAACCGGACTTCCGGCTTTATTGGGAAATGATGCCAATCTGATGGGACTGGGAGAAACGATGTACGGAGCCGGTCAGGGAGCCACTCATGTTGTTTTCTTGACGGTAGGAACGGGTATTGGCGGTGCAGTAGTCATCAACGGCAAATTGTTCAACGGTTATGCCAACCGGGGAACGGAGCTGGGACACGTGCCTCTCATTGCCAATGGCGAACCGTGTGCTTGCGGTTCTGTCGGCTGTCTGGAACACTATGCTTCCACTTCTGCTTTGGTACGCCGCTTCAGTCAACGAATAATAGACGCAGGCATCTCCTACCCGGATGAAGAGATTAACGGAGAATTGATTGTCCGCCTTTATAAACAAGGGGATCCGATTGCAAAAATATCACTGGAAGAACACTGTGACTTTTTGGGACACGGAATTGCAGGATTTATCAATATCTTCAGTCCGCAAAAGATTGTGATTGGTGGAGGGCTCTCCGAAGCAGGAGACTTTTACATTCAGAAAGTAAGTGAAAAAGCGCGTAGTTATGCCATCCCCGACTGTGCTGTGAATACTCAAATCATAGCTGCCGCTCTTGGAAACAAAGCTGGAAGTATTGGAGCTGCGTCACTTGTATTTACTCAATTATCTGCTCCAAACCTGATTAAATTATGA
- a CDS encoding Tat pathway signal sequence codes for MDRRKFLKNTGWSFLGLAASGSLLGSCAPGSKDAKKIMPSASNLKMYWGDLHNHCNITYGHGDMRDAFEAAKGQLDFVSVTPHAMWPDIPGADDPRLKWVIDYHTGAFKRLREGGYEEYAKMTNEYNKEGEFLTFVGYEAHSMEHGDHVALNYDLDAPLVECTSIEDWKEKAKGHKVFVTPHHMGYQGGYRGYNWKCFTEGDITPFVEMYSRHGLAESDQGDYPYLHDMGPRQWEGTIQYGLELGNKFGIMASTDQHSGYPGSYGDGRIGVLAPSLTRDAIWEALRTRHVCAATGDKILIDFRLNDALMGDVVRGNSRRIYLNVTGESCIDYVDIVKNGQILARMNGPLTPVAPEGDTVRCKVKVDFGWNREEQYVHWQGKLSLNKGQLHSVTPCFRGAAFTSPQEGETEFHTHVNRIVSVGDKETELDMYSSKNPNTTTAAMQAVILDVEMPKDGKIIAEFNGKKFEHTLGELLEGSRSHFMIGWLSEAILFNRAMPESCFTVEHYMEDKEPQRDTDYYYVRVRQRDGQWAWSSPIWAERV; via the coding sequence ATGGATAGAAGAAAGTTTTTAAAAAACACAGGCTGGTCTTTCCTCGGACTGGCAGCTTCGGGCAGCTTGCTCGGTTCTTGCGCACCGGGAAGCAAGGATGCCAAGAAAATCATGCCATCAGCAAGCAACCTCAAAATGTATTGGGGCGACTTACATAACCACTGTAACATCACATACGGACACGGCGACATGCGCGATGCTTTTGAAGCGGCGAAAGGACAATTGGATTTTGTGAGTGTTACTCCTCATGCCATGTGGCCGGATATTCCCGGCGCGGACGACCCTCGTCTGAAATGGGTAATCGACTACCACACGGGAGCTTTCAAGCGTTTGCGTGAAGGCGGTTATGAGGAGTATGCAAAAATGACAAATGAGTATAACAAGGAAGGTGAATTCCTGACTTTTGTAGGATACGAAGCTCATAGCATGGAACATGGAGACCATGTTGCGTTGAACTATGATTTGGACGCACCACTTGTAGAATGTACTTCAATCGAGGACTGGAAAGAAAAAGCAAAAGGACATAAGGTATTCGTCACTCCGCACCACATGGGATACCAGGGCGGCTACCGCGGTTACAACTGGAAATGCTTTACCGAAGGTGATATTACTCCGTTCGTAGAAATGTACTCCCGCCACGGTCTGGCAGAAAGCGACCAGGGCGATTACCCTTATCTGCACGATATGGGACCGCGCCAATGGGAAGGAACCATTCAATATGGTCTTGAATTGGGCAATAAGTTTGGTATCATGGCCTCCACCGACCAACATTCCGGTTATCCGGGAAGCTATGGCGACGGCCGTATCGGTGTCTTGGCTCCGTCACTGACCCGCGATGCCATTTGGGAAGCTCTACGTACCCGTCACGTATGCGCTGCGACCGGTGATAAGATTCTTATCGATTTCCGTTTGAACGACGCTCTTATGGGAGATGTAGTTCGTGGCAACAGCCGTCGCATCTATCTGAACGTAACGGGCGAAAGCTGTATCGACTATGTAGATATTGTAAAGAACGGTCAGATTTTGGCTCGCATGAACGGTCCGTTGACTCCGGTTGCCCCGGAAGGCGATACGGTACGTTGCAAAGTTAAAGTGGATTTCGGTTGGAACCGTGAAGAGCAATACGTACATTGGCAAGGCAAATTGTCATTAAACAAAGGACAGCTCCATAGCGTGACTCCTTGTTTCCGCGGTGCGGCCTTCACTTCTCCTCAAGAAGGTGAGACTGAGTTCCACACACATGTCAACCGCATCGTATCTGTCGGTGACAAGGAAACCGAACTGGATATGTATAGCAGCAAAAACCCGAACACGACGACTGCGGCCATGCAAGCTGTAATCCTTGATGTGGAAATGCCAAAAGACGGTAAGATTATCGCAGAGTTCAACGGCAAGAAGTTTGAGCATACATTGGGCGAATTGCTCGAAGGCTCACGTTCGCACTTCATGATAGGCTGGTTGAGCGAAGCAATCCTCTTCAACCGTGCAATGCCGGAAAGCTGCTTCACAGTAGAGCACTACATGGAAGACAAGGAGCCTCAACGCGATACGGATTACTACTATGTACGCGTTCGCCAACGTGACGGACAATGGGCTTGGAGTTCACCGATTTGGGCGGAAAGAGTGTAG
- a CDS encoding DUF4962 domain-containing protein yields MLTLIMAFLFTILLSTNGYAQKGIMRLTQQTLMHEVRETPSPLDGQHIAVNPPRFMWPDKFPHLGAVLDGVEEEDFKPEVTYRIRIARDPEFKSEVITAERKWAFFNPFKLFGKGIWYWQHAYVDKDGKEEWSPVYHFYVDDQTRTFNPPSLQEVLAKLPRSHPRILLDANEWDNIIERNKNNPEAQAYITKANKCLNHPLKHLEEEIDTTQVVKLTNIVQYRSALIRESRKIVDREEANIESMVRAYLLTKDDVYYKEGIKRLSEILSWKNSKYFAGDFNRSTILSMSTSAYDAWYNLLTPEEKKLLLRTIRDNGKKFYHEYVNHLENRIADNHVWQMTFRILNMAAFATYGELPMASTWVDYCYNEWVSRLPGLNADGGWHNGDSYFHVNLRTLIEVPAFYSRISGFDFFADPWYNNNALYVIYQQPPFSKSAGQGNSHETKMKPNGTRVGYADALARECNNPWAAAYARTILEKEPDIMKKTFLGKSGDLTWYRCTTRKSLPTEDHSLAELPMTKVFNETGIATMHTSLGDIDKNAMLSFRSSPYGSTSHALANQNAFNTFYGGKAIFYSSGHRTGFTDDHCMYSYRNTRAHNSMLVNGMTQKIGTEGYGWIPRWYEGEKISYMVGDASNAYGDVTSPLWLKRGELSGTQYTPEKGWDENKVDMFRRHIIQLGTTGVYVIYDELEGKEAVTWSYLLHTVELPMEMQELPDKVKITGKNKAGGTSVAHLFSSAKTEQAIIDTFFCAPTNWKNVTNAQGKALKYPNHWHFSSTTVPCKTARFLTVMDTHGNNRPDMEVIRKGNTVQVGNWVITCNLTDKGKAAISVTNKAEKVSLNYDAGKKEGATIVTDQVEGKQVSKVLTDYLPDFEI; encoded by the coding sequence ATGTTGACGCTGATTATGGCGTTCTTGTTTACCATTCTGCTATCCACCAACGGGTATGCGCAAAAAGGAATCATGCGCCTGACTCAACAGACTTTGATGCACGAAGTCCGCGAAACGCCTTCCCCACTGGACGGACAGCATATAGCAGTCAATCCGCCACGTTTCATGTGGCCGGACAAGTTTCCTCATCTCGGCGCCGTACTTGACGGTGTAGAAGAAGAGGATTTCAAACCGGAAGTGACTTACCGTATCCGTATTGCACGCGATCCGGAATTCAAGTCGGAGGTAATCACTGCGGAAAGGAAGTGGGCTTTCTTCAATCCTTTCAAATTATTCGGAAAAGGGATATGGTATTGGCAACACGCTTATGTAGATAAAGACGGAAAGGAAGAATGGTCGCCTGTTTATCATTTTTATGTAGACGACCAGACACGCACATTCAATCCGCCTTCATTGCAAGAAGTATTGGCTAAATTGCCCAGGTCCCATCCGCGCATCCTGCTTGATGCCAACGAATGGGACAACATTATCGAAAGGAATAAGAATAACCCGGAAGCACAAGCGTACATCACGAAAGCCAACAAATGCCTCAACCACCCGTTGAAGCATTTGGAAGAAGAGATTGATACGACGCAAGTTGTCAAGTTGACCAATATTGTGCAGTATCGCTCCGCCCTGATTCGTGAAAGCCGGAAGATTGTAGACCGCGAAGAAGCGAATATCGAATCGATGGTACGTGCCTATCTGCTGACTAAAGATGACGTGTATTATAAAGAAGGTATCAAACGCCTTTCCGAAATTCTTTCCTGGAAGAACAGCAAATACTTTGCAGGAGACTTCAACCGTTCCACTATCCTGTCCATGAGCACTTCGGCTTATGACGCATGGTACAATCTGTTGACACCGGAAGAGAAGAAGTTGCTTTTAAGAACTATCCGTGACAACGGCAAGAAGTTCTATCACGAATACGTCAACCATCTCGAAAACCGTATTGCCGACAACCACGTTTGGCAAATGACATTCCGTATTCTGAATATGGCAGCCTTTGCTACGTATGGCGAACTCCCGATGGCTTCCACTTGGGTGGACTATTGCTACAACGAGTGGGTATCCCGTCTGCCGGGACTGAATGCCGACGGCGGATGGCACAACGGTGATTCTTATTTTCATGTCAATCTCCGTACATTGATCGAAGTCCCCGCTTTCTACTCCCGTATCAGCGGATTCGACTTCTTTGCCGATCCTTGGTATAACAATAACGCACTTTACGTTATTTACCAGCAACCGCCATTCTCGAAATCTGCCGGACAAGGCAATTCGCATGAAACGAAGATGAAACCGAACGGTACACGGGTAGGTTATGCGGACGCATTGGCACGCGAATGCAACAACCCTTGGGCAGCCGCTTATGCACGCACGATATTGGAGAAAGAACCGGATATTATGAAGAAAACATTCTTGGGAAAATCCGGCGACTTGACCTGGTATCGTTGTACGACAAGAAAATCTTTACCAACAGAGGACCACTCATTGGCAGAACTTCCCATGACAAAGGTATTCAACGAAACAGGAATTGCAACGATGCATACTTCTTTGGGAGACATAGATAAGAATGCAATGTTGTCATTCCGTTCCAGCCCTTATGGTTCCACCTCCCATGCACTTGCCAATCAGAATGCTTTCAATACTTTTTATGGCGGCAAAGCTATTTTCTACAGTAGCGGACACCGTACAGGATTCACAGACGACCATTGCATGTATTCGTACCGTAATACACGTGCGCATAATAGCATGCTGGTCAACGGAATGACCCAGAAGATAGGAACGGAAGGATACGGATGGATTCCACGCTGGTATGAAGGAGAAAAGATTTCGTACATGGTCGGCGATGCTTCCAACGCTTATGGCGATGTGACTTCCCCCCTATGGCTGAAACGCGGTGAATTGTCCGGCACTCAATACACGCCTGAGAAAGGTTGGGACGAAAACAAAGTAGACATGTTCCGCCGCCACATCATCCAATTGGGAACTACCGGAGTGTACGTTATCTATGATGAACTGGAAGGAAAAGAAGCTGTGACATGGAGTTATCTTCTGCATACGGTAGAACTTCCGATGGAAATGCAGGAACTGCCCGATAAAGTGAAAATCACTGGAAAGAATAAAGCCGGTGGTACCTCCGTGGCTCATTTATTCAGCTCGGCAAAAACAGAACAAGCTATCATAGATACTTTCTTCTGCGCCCCGACCAACTGGAAGAATGTAACGAATGCCCAGGGAAAGGCTCTGAAATATCCCAACCACTGGCATTTCTCCTCAACAACCGTTCCTTGCAAAACCGCCCGTTTCTTAACGGTTATGGACACTCACGGGAACAACCGTCCGGACATGGAAGTGATTCGTAAAGGCAATACCGTACAGGTAGGCAATTGGGTTATCACTTGTAATCTGACAGATAAAGGAAAGGCCGCTATCAGTGTCACCAATAAGGCTGAAAAGGTTTCCTTGAATTATGATGCAGGTAAAAAGGAAGGTGCGACGATTGTCACTGACCAGGTGGAAGGTAAACAGGTCAGCAAAGTTCTGACGGACTATTTACCTGATTTTGAGATATAG
- the nfo gene encoding deoxyribonuclease IV, which translates to MKYIGAHVSASGGVEFAPVNAHEIGANAFALFTKNQRQWVSKPLTKESISLFKENCEKFGFQTEYILPHDSYLINLGHPEEEGLAKSRAAFLDEMQRCEQLGLKLLNFHPGSSLNKISTEDCLSLIAESINITLEKTKGVTAVIENTAGQGSNLGSEFWQLKYIIDRVDDKSRIGVCLDTCHTYTAGYDIVNEYDKVFDEFDKEVGFSYLRGMHLNDSKKALGTHVDRHDSIGEGLIGKAFFERLMQDPRFDNIPLILETPDESKWTEEIAWLRSIE; encoded by the coding sequence ATGAAGTATATCGGAGCACATGTAAGCGCATCCGGTGGCGTAGAATTCGCCCCCGTCAATGCGCATGAGATAGGAGCAAATGCTTTTGCACTATTCACAAAGAACCAACGCCAATGGGTAAGCAAACCGTTAACAAAGGAAAGTATCAGTCTTTTCAAAGAGAATTGTGAGAAGTTCGGTTTCCAGACGGAATATATCCTGCCCCATGACAGTTACCTTATTAATTTGGGACACCCGGAGGAAGAAGGATTGGCAAAAAGCCGTGCCGCTTTTCTGGATGAAATGCAACGTTGCGAACAACTCGGATTGAAACTCCTGAATTTCCACCCCGGCAGCTCTCTCAATAAAATATCAACAGAAGATTGCCTGTCACTTATCGCAGAAAGTATCAACATCACTTTGGAAAAGACGAAAGGAGTGACAGCCGTTATCGAGAATACCGCCGGACAAGGCAGTAATCTGGGAAGCGAATTCTGGCAACTAAAATATATCATTGACCGGGTGGATGACAAAAGCCGGATAGGGGTTTGTCTCGATACTTGCCATACCTACACAGCTGGTTATGATATAGTGAATGAGTATGACAAAGTATTCGACGAGTTCGATAAGGAAGTGGGATTCAGTTATCTACGCGGCATGCACTTGAATGACTCAAAGAAAGCATTAGGCACTCATGTAGACCGTCATGATAGTATTGGTGAGGGACTGATTGGAAAAGCTTTTTTTGAAAGGTTGATGCAGGATCCGAGATTTGACAATATACCGTTGATACTCGAAACTCCGGATGAAAGCAAGTGGACGGAAGAGATTGCCTGGTTAAGAAGCATCGAATAA
- a CDS encoding RNA polymerase sigma factor translates to MINENKIREVCSSNRERGFKMLMDSFQVPIYNYIRRLVVSHEDAEDVLQEVFIRVFRHIDQFREESSLSTWMYRIATNESLRLLNSRKDEGVVSAEDVREELMGKLKASDYIDYENELAVKFQEAILSLPEKQRLVFNLRYYDELEYEEIARVLDSKVDTLKVNYHYAKEKIKEYILNR, encoded by the coding sequence ATGATAAACGAGAATAAAATTCGTGAAGTTTGTTCCTCGAATCGCGAACGGGGATTCAAGATGCTGATGGACTCTTTCCAGGTGCCGATATATAATTATATCCGTAGACTGGTCGTCTCTCACGAAGATGCGGAAGATGTGCTTCAGGAAGTCTTTATCCGGGTATTCCGGCATATCGACCAGTTTCGCGAAGAAAGTTCACTGTCGACTTGGATGTACCGGATTGCAACGAATGAGAGCTTACGTTTGCTGAACAGCCGTAAAGATGAAGGAGTTGTTTCTGCGGAAGATGTACGGGAAGAGTTGATGGGCAAGTTGAAGGCTTCCGATTACATTGATTATGAGAATGAACTGGCAGTGAAGTTTCAGGAAGCCATTTTAAGTCTGCCGGAAAAGCAGCGGCTTGTCTTCAACTTGCGTTATTACGACGAACTTGAATATGAAGAGATTGCCCGTGTACTGGACAGTAAAGTGGATACGCTTAAAGTGAATTACCACTATGCGAAAGAAAAGATAAAGGAATATATATTAAACAGATAG